A section of the Mergibacter septicus genome encodes:
- the recB gene encoding exodeoxyribonuclease V subunit beta, translating to MVTTTPLEPISLPLASTSLIEASAGTGKTYTMVSLYLRLLLQAGENPFPQLLTVEQILVVTFTKDATQELRERIRCRIKEVKHYFQLYQQQDHCLEIEQDPFLQALVNSLKHQLPQAIARLQLAEQSMDRAAIFTIHGFCQRMLLQFAFDSGIHFNLEMNPDNQSLLQRLSKQLWREQFYALSPEQAEIIYTYFSSPDKMVERLKTLLTGELPKLSEQASITSLTELIQHISTQTTILKKLWQEQKESLTQWFEQHSSQLKYTLGNKNKIFTQIFPQLDQWAESNSPTLPKGLLDYFTQEKLDSSIKKNASVPSHPFFTQISQLQQNYNEHKNQQLANYFYAKLLRQKLFAYRANHSDKGFDDLLRLLKDSLSQPQGKRLAELIHHQYPFAMIDEFQDTDPQQFAIFNQIYLSYQADHAHHTANGFIMIGDPKQAIYRFRGADIFTYFQASSLVKHRFTLDKNWRSNAELVKGINQLFQVAPQSFKFDKIDFQPVKYRDDILPFKLKDQIQAPLVIYQSPAEKLSADNYRHLMAENCANSIQQWLKLAENNQAFLGEKKLQAKDIAILVRTSKEADIIRASLLRRGIASVYLSERTNIFQTNTAKELLLLLQACLNPFNERAMLSALATSFFCLTSAELHQLHQDEKCWDLQVERFLRYQQIWHWQGVLPMLYQLFNNEQIPTKLQSRQTSTVLVENERTLTDLLHLAELLQQAARLNRNETALVRWYQQQLLQAEKGETDGKEEQQLRLESELELVKVVTIHKSKGLEYGIVWLPFIGLDSDKKHTQAIPLYHDNNDNIIWSLNDAASDAQQNEILAENLRLLYVALTRAKYQIALGLPHKFPDKTNCSALAYLLRAQTEENYATRLANSLSDIRIEIHAAEQQLPDPWRPQHFPQQQLQAKDFHNDIDRNWQVSSFTQLQQLNQRHHQQLETTRLSFNFLDEAKEYDTLFMPSMSENISETSPLSYPQGYSPLDLPSNQHIGITLHTFLEKCDFQRPLEQKQLQQLALSLNLITTENLADNDENILWLTSLEQWLNHILSTPLTPTTISLNQITKTDRLNELDFFLKIPNSLFLDQFNHLLQQHHRIADLTKPLVLEDLNGFIRGFIDLIFRHQGKYYLIDYKSNFLGKQANDYSPLQLDQVIAEYRYDLQYLIYTLALHRYLRQRDPNYQYQRDFGGVFYLFLRGMDPNNPGQGIFFDKPSATLIEALDQLWGDN from the coding sequence ATGGTAACTACAACTCCACTTGAGCCAATTAGCCTTCCACTAGCTAGCACTAGCTTAATTGAAGCATCTGCTGGTACAGGTAAAACCTATACAATGGTATCGCTATATTTACGTCTATTATTACAAGCAGGTGAAAATCCTTTTCCACAGCTACTCACCGTTGAACAAATTTTAGTGGTTACTTTCACCAAAGATGCCACTCAAGAGCTACGAGAAAGAATTCGTTGTCGAATTAAAGAGGTCAAACATTATTTTCAACTTTATCAACAACAAGATCATTGTCTAGAAATAGAACAAGATCCCTTTTTACAGGCTTTAGTTAACAGTCTTAAACACCAGTTACCACAAGCGATTGCTCGATTACAACTCGCAGAACAATCTATGGATCGTGCCGCTATTTTTACAATTCACGGTTTTTGCCAACGAATGTTACTTCAATTTGCGTTTGATTCTGGCATTCATTTTAATTTAGAAATGAATCCTGATAACCAAAGTTTATTACAACGTTTAAGTAAGCAATTATGGCGAGAGCAATTTTATGCCTTATCTCCAGAACAAGCGGAAATTATTTATACCTATTTTTCAAGCCCTGATAAGATGGTTGAACGCCTAAAAACTTTATTAACTGGTGAGCTACCTAAATTATCGGAGCAAGCCTCAATTACTTCACTAACAGAGCTTATCCAACATATTTCAACCCAAACAACAATCTTAAAAAAATTATGGCAAGAACAAAAAGAGAGCTTAACACAATGGTTTGAACAACATTCTAGTCAGCTAAAATACACCCTAGGTAACAAAAATAAAATTTTTACACAAATTTTTCCTCAACTAGATCAATGGGCAGAAAGCAACAGCCCCACTCTACCTAAAGGCTTATTAGATTATTTCACCCAAGAAAAACTTGATAGCAGCATTAAAAAAAATGCTAGTGTACCATCACACCCATTTTTTACCCAGATATCACAACTACAACAAAATTATAACGAACATAAAAATCAACAGCTTGCCAACTATTTCTATGCTAAATTACTGCGTCAAAAATTATTTGCATACCGTGCTAACCATAGTGATAAAGGCTTTGATGATCTATTACGTTTACTGAAAGACAGCCTATCACAACCTCAAGGAAAACGCTTAGCTGAATTAATCCATCATCAATATCCTTTTGCAATGATTGATGAATTTCAAGATACCGATCCTCAACAATTTGCCATTTTTAATCAAATTTATTTAAGTTATCAGGCAGATCACGCTCACCATACTGCTAATGGCTTTATTATGATCGGTGATCCGAAACAAGCAATTTATCGTTTTCGTGGGGCTGATATTTTTACCTATTTTCAAGCCTCTAGTTTGGTTAAACACCGTTTTACATTAGATAAAAACTGGCGATCCAATGCTGAATTAGTAAAAGGGATTAATCAACTTTTTCAAGTTGCTCCGCAGTCATTTAAATTTGATAAAATTGATTTTCAACCAGTCAAATATCGAGATGATATCTTGCCTTTTAAATTAAAAGATCAAATTCAAGCCCCTCTTGTGATCTATCAAAGCCCAGCTGAAAAACTCTCTGCGGATAACTATCGCCATTTAATGGCTGAGAATTGTGCCAACAGTATCCAGCAATGGCTAAAATTAGCAGAAAATAATCAAGCCTTTTTGGGTGAAAAAAAGTTACAAGCAAAGGATATCGCTATCTTAGTTCGTACCAGCAAAGAAGCTGATATTATCCGTGCCTCATTATTACGACGTGGCATCGCTTCAGTTTATCTTTCTGAACGAACCAATATTTTTCAAACTAATACTGCCAAAGAATTACTCTTACTCTTACAAGCTTGCCTCAATCCATTTAATGAGCGAGCAATGCTTTCAGCCCTAGCAACTTCATTCTTCTGCTTAACAAGTGCCGAATTACACCAACTACATCAAGATGAAAAATGCTGGGATCTCCAAGTTGAACGTTTTTTACGTTACCAACAAATTTGGCACTGGCAAGGGGTTTTACCAATGTTGTATCAATTATTCAACAATGAACAGATCCCAACTAAATTGCAAAGCCGTCAAACCTCAACTGTGTTAGTCGAAAATGAACGAACATTAACTGATTTACTCCATTTAGCTGAATTATTACAACAAGCCGCACGTCTAAATAGAAATGAAACAGCCTTAGTCCGCTGGTATCAACAACAGTTATTACAAGCCGAAAAAGGTGAAACTGATGGAAAAGAAGAACAACAACTACGTCTAGAAAGTGAATTAGAATTAGTCAAAGTAGTAACTATTCATAAATCAAAGGGATTAGAATATGGCATCGTTTGGCTACCATTTATCGGCTTAGATAGTGATAAAAAACATACTCAAGCTATCCCACTCTATCACGATAATAATGATAATATTATTTGGAGTTTAAATGATGCAGCAAGTGATGCACAACAAAATGAAATACTGGCTGAAAATCTACGCTTACTTTATGTTGCCCTCACTCGAGCAAAATACCAAATCGCTTTAGGATTACCGCATAAATTCCCAGATAAAACTAATTGTTCAGCATTAGCCTACTTGCTTCGTGCCCAAACTGAAGAAAATTATGCTACACGACTGGCAAATAGCTTATCCGATATCAGGATTGAAATACACGCTGCTGAGCAACAACTTCCTGATCCTTGGCGACCACAACATTTTCCTCAACAACAATTACAAGCAAAAGATTTTCATAATGACATTGATCGAAACTGGCAAGTAAGTAGTTTTACCCAATTACAACAACTTAATCAGCGCCACCATCAACAGCTGGAAACAACTCGCCTTTCCTTCAATTTTCTTGATGAAGCAAAAGAATATGACACGCTATTTATGCCATCAATGAGTGAAAATATCAGTGAAACTTCTCCACTATCTTATCCTCAAGGTTATTCACCTTTAGATTTACCTAGTAATCAACATATCGGGATTACATTACATACTTTCTTAGAAAAATGTGATTTTCAACGCCCTCTTGAACAAAAACAGCTACAACAACTTGCTTTAAGCCTGAATTTAATCACAACCGAAAATCTTGCAGATAATGATGAAAATATACTGTGGCTAACCAGTTTAGAACAGTGGCTGAATCATATTTTATCAACACCACTGACACCAACAACGATCAGCCTTAATCAGATTACGAAAACAGATCGATTAAATGAATTAGATTTTTTCTTGAAAATACCTAATTCACTCTTTTTAGATCAATTTAATCACTTATTACAGCAACATCACCGTATAGCCGATTTAACTAAGCCTTTAGTCTTAGAAGATTTAAATGGTTTCATTCGAGGCTTCATTGATCTGATCTTCCGCCATCAAGGAAAATATTATCTAATTGATTACAAATCAAATTTTCTTGGAAAGCAAGCTAACGATTATAGTCCGCTTCAGCTTGATCAGGTTATTGCAGAGTACCGTTATGATTTACAATATTTAATTTATACACTCGCTCTTCATCGCTATCTCCGCCAACGTGATCCAAATTATCAATATCAACGTGACTTTGGTGGTGTTTTTTATCTGTTTTTACGAGGAATGGATCCTAATAATCCCGGACAAGGTATCTTCTTTGATAAACCGAGTGCCACGCTAATTGAAGCCTTAGATCAATTATGGGGAGATAATTAA
- the recD gene encoding exodeoxyribonuclease V subunit alpha, with protein MLTLLYQLRNENIISSLDYYFAQFITEQGKACSTATQDLVAFLACLSSYYHQQGYSCLYLNAELWKNPFDLAYRQDKCEILSAIQQKMTEVMPTTLNFQQWQHQLQSHPAFSTAPTTNAPFLLQQYSTQTALYLQRVWQDEHQIATFLAQSKTNSKLNKEQIATILDKLFPEQDSNPTNEINWQKVAIATAIKQQICLISGGPGTGKTRTVSRLLIGLQWLQLLNHQAPLCIKLVAPTGKAAARLNESISDAIQSMPLADELKNLIPQQASTIHRLLGLSADRLAKYNQNNPLNVDVLVIDEASMIDLSLLATLFRALPTSTKVILLGDKDQLASVEAGAILGELGRFLDEGYSLQHAEYLQQVCQQQVNTNHHQTPLRDSLCHLSKSYRFDSQSGIWHLARAINQNNAHQSWQCFTRYADLELINYQNSPAQQVANYAVTQYSRYLEQILAKKNLTQTQIKQIFTLFKQIRFLSALRIGHLGVENLNDLIAEQLRIAKLVYFRQPHEWYSGKAIMVTQNDPNIQLFNGDIGLALPNEDGRLKIWFESENGQFRAISPSRVPANEPAYVMTIHKSQGSEFEHCIMLLPQEFNPILTNELIYTGITRAKKRLTVFADEQIWKTAVYTHTTRQSGLAEQLRMLYATH; from the coding sequence ATGCTAACATTGCTATACCAACTAAGAAACGAGAATATTATTAGCTCTTTAGATTACTACTTTGCACAGTTCATCACTGAACAGGGAAAAGCCTGCTCAACCGCCACTCAAGATCTGGTGGCATTCCTTGCCTGCTTATCCAGTTACTACCACCAGCAAGGATACAGTTGCCTATACTTAAATGCAGAACTATGGAAAAATCCTTTTGATTTAGCCTACCGACAAGATAAATGTGAAATTTTGTCTGCAATCCAACAAAAAATGACAGAAGTGATGCCAACAACCTTAAATTTTCAACAATGGCAACACCAACTGCAATCACACCCTGCATTTAGCACTGCTCCTACTACTAACGCCCCTTTTCTATTACAACAATATTCAACTCAAACGGCATTATATCTACAACGTGTTTGGCAAGATGAACATCAAATTGCTACTTTTTTAGCTCAATCTAAAACTAACTCAAAGTTAAATAAAGAACAGATTGCCACCATTTTAGATAAGCTTTTTCCTGAACAAGATTCCAATCCAACCAATGAAATTAATTGGCAAAAAGTCGCTATTGCTACGGCGATAAAACAACAAATCTGTCTTATTTCAGGTGGTCCGGGTACAGGAAAAACTCGCACTGTTTCTCGATTGTTAATTGGTTTGCAATGGCTACAATTACTTAATCATCAAGCACCACTCTGCATAAAACTTGTCGCGCCTACAGGAAAGGCAGCAGCACGCTTAAACGAATCCATCTCTGATGCAATTCAATCTATGCCACTTGCAGATGAACTAAAAAATCTTATTCCTCAGCAAGCCTCAACAATTCATCGTTTACTCGGTCTCTCTGCTGATCGTTTAGCCAAATATAATCAAAATAATCCGTTAAACGTTGATGTATTAGTCATTGATGAAGCATCAATGATCGATTTATCTCTCCTTGCAACGCTTTTTCGAGCCTTACCCACCTCAACCAAAGTCATTTTACTTGGTGATAAAGATCAACTTGCTTCTGTAGAAGCAGGTGCCATTTTAGGTGAATTAGGGCGATTCTTAGACGAAGGATATAGCCTCCAACACGCTGAATATCTGCAACAAGTTTGCCAGCAGCAAGTCAATACCAATCATCATCAAACTCCGTTGCGAGATAGTCTATGTCATCTTTCAAAAAGTTATCGTTTTGATAGTCAGTCAGGTATATGGCATTTAGCACGTGCTATTAATCAAAATAATGCACATCAAAGTTGGCAATGCTTTACACGTTATGCAGATCTTGAATTAATCAATTATCAAAATTCACCTGCCCAACAAGTCGCAAACTATGCTGTTACTCAATATTCTCGCTATTTAGAACAAATTCTTGCTAAAAAAAACTTAACCCAAACTCAAATTAAACAAATATTCACCTTGTTTAAACAAATTCGCTTTTTAAGTGCATTAAGGATTGGGCATTTAGGTGTAGAAAATTTAAATGATCTGATAGCAGAACAACTACGTATAGCAAAATTAGTCTATTTTCGACAACCACACGAATGGTACAGTGGAAAAGCGATTATGGTGACACAAAATGATCCCAATATTCAACTGTTCAATGGTGATATTGGTTTAGCATTACCCAATGAAGACGGACGATTGAAAATCTGGTTTGAAAGTGAAAACGGTCAATTTCGTGCAATTTCTCCAAGCCGTGTTCCAGCGAATGAACCCGCTTATGTGATGACAATCCATAAATCTCAAGGATCAGAATTTGAACATTGTATTATGTTACTCCCTCAAGAGTTTAATCCTATCCTTACCAATGAACTTATTTATACAGGCATCACCCGTGCGAAAAAACGTTTGACCGTTTTTGCTGATGAACAGATCTGGAAAACAGCCGTCTATACCCATACCACCCGCCAAAGTGGGCTGGCAGAACAACTCAGAATGCTTTATGCCACTCATTAA
- a CDS encoding 3-hydroxyacyl-CoA dehydrogenase NAD-binding domain-containing protein encodes MEQKEYIENEQVKLQVDQHNIAFITIDVVGKKNNILDFNFIQQLDRIIDEVVQLPVQALIFRSAKVENFIQGFDLLALEQQDLTQLAAMIEQAQQLMLKIKRLSIPTLAAIHGHCFGLGLELALACDIRVATLSPMTKFAMPQVRSGLLPFAGGTFMLSQTVGLKNALPLLLTGEKIDAKMAKQINLVDDVVPESLLQQTAIQYIQKSANLAKPFFKITKGLEKVRVFFEQNSFTRRQLLTVAESKEWLGPSTNYPAITSLIQVLEQTSMAPAIKAEKQAFLTLFESDNSKVLRQLERTKRLMRSQYAARSQVRDVKCLAVIGGGFMGAGIAYITAHRAGIPVRIKNIHPDGICNALHLSYHLLQKEVTKGQLTLGQMQQKMYLISGGERFTNTTKADFVIEAVDEDLALKQKVLQESEALYRPDTIFASNTSTLSIADIASVATRPENVIGFHYFSPITQRKILEIIPHSHTSEKTIATAIHFANQQGKIPLLVADKPGFFVNRILIPYLLEAIYCLQEGETVEFIDRALQEFGFSIGPLAMLDDFGLDLIAKTAPTLEQHYGVRFKLPAKIVDLILDNRKGRKNHRGFYLYNSKTDERTMVDKSIYHTMKTIAENNLEAEQIVRRCILMMLNEAASCLQDGVIRHIDEGNMASVLGVFFPEFRGGIYAYMQHIGAISIVNALNQHVKLYGERFQPCQWLLDQAEQERQQHRL; translated from the coding sequence ATGGAACAGAAAGAATATATTGAGAATGAACAAGTTAAATTACAAGTCGATCAACATAATATTGCTTTTATCACTATTGATGTCGTTGGGAAAAAAAACAATATATTAGATTTTAATTTTATTCAACAGTTGGATCGAATTATAGATGAGGTTGTTCAACTACCAGTACAAGCCCTTATTTTTCGATCAGCTAAAGTAGAGAATTTTATTCAAGGTTTCGATCTACTCGCATTAGAGCAGCAGGATTTAACTCAACTTGCTGCAATGATTGAACAAGCTCAACAATTAATGTTGAAAATTAAGCGTTTATCGATCCCTACTCTTGCTGCAATTCACGGACACTGTTTTGGTTTAGGATTGGAATTGGCTTTAGCTTGTGATATCCGAGTGGCGACACTTTCTCCGATGACAAAGTTTGCAATGCCACAAGTACGTTCAGGATTATTACCCTTTGCTGGTGGTACTTTTATGCTGTCGCAAACAGTGGGATTAAAAAATGCATTACCTTTGTTATTAACAGGAGAGAAAATTGATGCAAAAATGGCAAAACAGATAAATTTAGTTGATGATGTTGTGCCAGAGAGTTTATTGCAACAAACCGCTATACAATATATTCAAAAGTCAGCAAATTTGGCTAAACCTTTTTTCAAGATTACAAAAGGATTAGAGAAAGTTAGAGTTTTTTTTGAACAGAATAGTTTTACTCGTCGTCAGCTCTTAACTGTTGCAGAAAGCAAAGAGTGGTTAGGTCCTTCTACAAATTACCCCGCCATCACATCACTTATTCAAGTGCTGGAACAGACCTCAATGGCACCAGCTATCAAGGCAGAAAAACAAGCATTCTTAACTTTATTTGAAAGTGATAATTCAAAAGTTTTACGCCAATTAGAACGGACTAAGCGTTTAATGCGATCTCAATATGCAGCGAGATCGCAAGTGCGAGATGTTAAATGTTTGGCGGTAATCGGTGGTGGTTTTATGGGAGCAGGAATTGCTTATATTACTGCACATCGAGCGGGGATTCCTGTCCGAATTAAAAATATTCATCCAGATGGGATCTGTAATGCCTTACATTTAAGTTATCATTTACTCCAAAAGGAAGTCACCAAAGGTCAGTTGACGCTAGGGCAAATGCAACAAAAAATGTATTTAATTAGTGGCGGAGAACGGTTTACAAATACCACCAAAGCTGATTTTGTTATTGAAGCGGTTGATGAAGATTTAGCCTTAAAACAAAAAGTATTGCAAGAAAGTGAAGCTTTATATCGACCAGATACTATTTTTGCTAGTAATACCTCTACTTTGAGTATTGCAGATATTGCCTCAGTTGCTACAAGACCAGAGAATGTCATTGGTTTTCACTATTTTTCACCGATAACCCAACGTAAAATATTGGAAATTATTCCACATTCACATACATCAGAAAAAACGATAGCAACGGCGATTCATTTTGCTAATCAACAAGGAAAAATCCCATTATTAGTAGCGGATAAACCAGGATTTTTTGTTAATCGAATTTTGATCCCTTATTTACTTGAAGCTATTTATTGTTTGCAAGAAGGAGAAACAGTTGAATTTATCGATCGAGCATTACAGGAGTTTGGTTTTAGTATAGGGCCATTAGCTATGCTAGATGATTTTGGTTTAGATCTGATTGCAAAAACAGCACCAACATTAGAACAGCATTATGGAGTACGTTTTAAATTACCTGCCAAAATTGTCGATTTAATTTTAGATAATCGTAAAGGACGAAAAAACCATCGTGGATTTTATCTCTATAATTCTAAAACAGACGAAAGAACAATGGTGGATAAAAGTATTTACCATACAATGAAAACGATAGCAGAGAATAATTTAGAGGCAGAACAAATTGTTCGTCGTTGTATTTTAATGATGTTAAACGAAGCGGCATCTTGTTTACAAGATGGTGTCATTCGTCATATTGATGAAGGGAATATGGCATCTGTATTAGGTGTATTTTTCCCTGAATTTAGAGGAGGAATTTATGCTTATATGCAGCATATTGGTGCAATTTCAATTGTAAACGCATTAAACCAACACGTTAAACTTTACGGTGAGCGTTTTCAACCTTGTCAATGGTTATTAGATCAAGCTGAGCAAGAGCGTCAACAACATCGGTTATAA